One window of Acidobacteriota bacterium genomic DNA carries:
- a CDS encoding AlpA family phage regulatory protein, with amino-acid sequence MRNQTHNHRPGVSHRRSVAERPRSGRMMRMPEVMALTGLSRTTIWRRLRDGSFPPAVRLGGERTRAVGWREQDIYDWIDSLSPAA; translated from the coding sequence ATGAGAAACCAAACCCACAACCACAGGCCGGGTGTTAGCCATCGACGGTCGGTGGCGGAACGTCCCAGAAGTGGGCGGATGATGAGAATGCCCGAGGTTATGGCGTTGACGGGGTTAAGCCGGACGACGATCTGGCGTCGGTTGCGGGACGGGTCGTTTCCCCCAGCTGTCCGCCTTGGCGGGGAACGCACCCGAGCGGTGGGCTGGCGAGAACAAGACATCTACGACTGGATCGACAGCCTATCCCCAGCAGCGTGA